The Oleiphilus messinensis DNA segment CATCAAGGTAACGTCAGCACTTTCTATCGCGACATCGGTACCGGTGCCTATGGCAAATCCTATATTGGCGAGTGCCAGTGCTGGCGCATCATTGATGCCATCTCCCGTCATGCCCACAATTTCATTTTGCCTTTGCAATTCTGCTACTTTTTCTGACTTTTGTTCGGGTAGTACTTCAGCATAAAACTCTGTGATGTTGACTTTTCTGGCCACAGCTTCCGCTGTAGCCCGGTTGTCACCGGTAAGCATAACAACTCTAATTCCGTTTTTTTGCAAGCGCTGTATTGCGTCCGCAGAATCTTTCTTAATCGGATCAGCAACGGCAATAATTGCAGCGAACTGGTTATCGACAACAAAATACATTGGGGTTTTCGCTTCGCTTGCCAGCTGTTGCGCTTTATCAAGGTAATTGCTGATGTCGATATTGCGTTCTTGCATCAACTTCTCGTTACCAAACAACAGTGACTTGCCTGAAACCCGGGCTTCAATGCCATGCCCGGCGATTGCATTAAATGATTCTGCATCACTCAACGTCAGCCCCCGATCCTTGGCAGAGTCCATAATGGCAATAGCGAGTGGATGCTCCGAACCCATCTCCAGGCTGGCTGCCAGTTGCAGTACCTGCGTTTCATCAAACTGTGAAGTACAAATGATGTCTGTGACTTTGGGTGCACCCTCAGTAATGGTGCCGGTTTTATCGAGAACCATTGCTGTAATTTTAGAGGCGGTTTGAAGTGCCTCACCATTGCGGATTAACACGCCTGCCTCAGCGGCCTTACCAATCCCCACCATAACTGACATGGGGGTGGCTAAACCCAGCGCACATGGGCATGCAATAATTAACACGGTGGTTGCAGAAACCATCGCGAAGGCGACTACAGGTGAAGGCCCGAAGTTCAACCACATCAAGCCGCTCAGTACAGCGATAATCATAACAACCGGCACGAAATAGGCAGAAATTACGTCCGCTAATCGACCAATGGGTGGTTTGGAGTTTTGGGCCCGTTTAACCATCGCAATAATTTGCGCCAATGCAGTGTCTTTTCCAACTCTTGTCGCTTTGAATATTACAGTGCCGGTTTTGTTCAGGGTTCCGGCAACGACTTCATCATCAGGTTTTTTTTCAACCGGCATAGGCTCACCAGTCAACATTGATTCATCCACGGATGTCTGCCCTTCAACGACTACTCCGTCAACCGGTATTTTTTCACCAGGTCGTACGCGAACCCGGTCATCCATCAAGACGTGTTCAATTTGAATGTCGAGATCCTTCCCATCGCGAATCACTCTGGCCGTTTTGGCTTGCAAGCCAATCAAACGCTGGATGGCTTGTGATGTTCGTCCTCTGGCTTTTGATTCCAGTGCCAGCCCGAGATTGATAAGGCCGATAATCATGGCTGTTGCTTCAAAGTAGACATGCCGCGCCATATCAGGGACAACTGAGGGAAAGAAAACAACAAACATTGAATAGACCCAGGCTGTGCCGGTTCCCAGCGCAATGAGCGTGTCCATGTTTGCAGTATGGTTTTTAAACGATTTCCATGCGCCGAGGTAAAAATGTTTGCCGGAAACGTACATGACTCCAGCGGTGAGCAGTCCTACGATCAACCAGGCAATTCGCTCACCCGTTGTAGTGACAGACATTTCACCAACGACAAGACTGTAGATCATCAGAGGGATGCCAAGCGTCAAGGCAATCGACATATCACGCATCAGCCTTTGATAGTAGGCATGATCTGTCGCTTCTTTTTGATCGAGCAATTCATCTTCCGAGACACCTTCTCGGGACTTGGCATTGTATCCAGACTTCTCAATCGCTTCGATGAGTCGAGATTCGCTCACTGCGCCACTGACCGACACGGTTCGCTCGGCATAATTCATTGATGCATCGACAACGCCCGGAATGTCCTTTAACGCCGTTTCAATTTTACTGACACAACTTGCGCAACCCGCGCCTTCAATAATCAACTCTTGAACAGGGAACGATTTTTCTTCCGTGTCATGGCAATGACTTTCATGTTTCATTTGATGTTCTGACGGACTCATGAGCAATGCTCCTGTTAGTCTTATCCGCAAAGTGTTTTAAATTATCCGATGTTTGACCTCTATTTATTTTTTGATGTTAAAACTGTGTGTTAAACACAAGTCAAATGTTTTTTAATGCAGATGAGCGGTAAGGCAGGGTCAAACCGCTGCCCAGCCCTGCAATCAGGTCAACAATTTCATTCTTCTACCGTTACGGGACTGTGCATGCCGGCCTGGTAGTGGCCCGGTATATTGCAGGCCGCTTCAATTTGCCAGGCATTTTCAAACTTCCAAATAAGTTCTTGTGTCTCCCCAGGCTTTACGGTAATGGTATTGCCCCCTGGCCCATGATGCATATTGGGGTTTTTCATCATCATTTCACCATGTTCCATGTGTTCATCTTTTGTAGCAATTGAAAACTCATGGGGCATCGTCCCTTTGTTCGTGATTACAAATTTAATTGTCTCACCGTCTTTAATATTGAGGGGCTCATGTTTGAATCGCATACTGTCGTGCGCAGTTACTTCAATTACTCGAGACACCTCAGATACTTCACCTGGCTTACCAGCAAGTGATTCTCCACTATGAGCGTGGCCACCCATCATATGACCTTCACCATGATGATCTTGCATCATATTGTCGTGGTGATTGCCTCCATGCTGATCATGGTCTGATTCAGGGTCATGCTGATAAGCTCCGCAGCCCGTAATCATCAGCGTTGAACCAAGAGCAATTGGTAGTAACAGTTTCACGATATTTCTCCTTTGATTTCTGTTTATAGATCTTTAATGGCTTGCATATCAATTAACGGCGATACTGCGATTAGCCCGTCGTCTTCTGTGCCCGTATGACAGGATTTTTTGATGGCCACAAGTATCATTGCGCGTAAATAGTCCATCACTTGTTTCCTGTATTATTACTATTCGATTGAATATTGGATTGTGATGGCACCCCCATCTGTTTCCATACAAAATAGATGGCCGGTAACACTAATAAGGTCAAAAGCACGGTACTGATCATGCCGCCAATCATCGGTCCGGCGATGCGTTGCATTACCTCCGACCCGGTGCCACTGCCTATCATGATTGGCACAAGACCAATCACGATCGCAAACACGGTCATCATAATGGGCCTCACCCTGAGGCCAGCCCCTTTCATAACCGCTTCGCGCACATCCTCTTTGTAAAAAGAACGACCTTCCCTGGTCGCTTCTGATCGCAACCTTTCGTATGACTGGTTCAGGTAAACCAGCATCAAAACCCCGATTTCTACTGCAACTCCGGCTAATGCGATGAACCCTACTGCTACTGCAATTGACATGTTGTACCCCATAATATACATCAGCCAAAGCCCGCCAATGACGGCAAATGGCAACGTACCCATGATGATCAGTACTTCAGTCATATTTCTAAAATTGATATACAGCAGGATGACAATAATCGCCAAGGTTAAAGGTACCACCACAGACAGCCGGTCTTTTGCCCGTTGCATGTACTCATATTGTCCGGACCAGGCAATAGAATAACCCGCCGGTATTTCGACTTGCTCTGCCACAAGCCGTTGCGCATCTTCGACATAAGAGCCCAAATCCCGCCCTTCAATATCCACCAGAGTCCAGCCGTTTAAACGGGCATTTTCACTTTTAATGGCCGGTGGGCCATCGGCTATATACACGCTCGCGACGTCAGCCAAGGCAATGCGCTCATTATTGGCGGTCACCACAGGCAGGAGCTTCAATTGCTCTTCTGAGTCTCTATAAGATTGAGGGTAACGAAGGTTGACGGGATAACGTTCTAACCCTTCTACTGTTTCCGTGATGTTCATGCCCCCGATTGCCGTTCGGACAACATCTTGAATATCTGCCACGTTAAGGCCAAAGCGTGCGGCTCGCTTCCTATCGATATCCACTTTGACATAACGGCCACCAGCGACCCGTTCGGAATACACTGATGCAGTGCCTGCGACTTGAGGTAATACTTCTTCCAGACGTTTGCCGATTTTCTCTATTTCGCTCAAACTGGGCCCGGCAACTTTGATCCCTACAGGTGTTTTTATTCCCGTAGATAACATATCGATGCGAGTCTTAATCGGCATAACCCAGGCGTTGGTCAACCCCGGAAATTTAACCAGGTTATCCAGCTCTTTTCTTAAAGACTCAGTTGTGACGCCCGGACGCCATTGATCTCTTGGTTTTAGCTGTATGAATGTTTCAATCATTGTTAGAGGGGCTGGATCGGTTGCGGTTTCCGCGCGCCCAACCTTGCCAAACACGGACACGACTTCCGGCACGGTTTTAATGAGTTTGTCGGTCTGTTGCAGTAGTTCTCTTGCCTTGCCAATTGACACTCCAGCATAAGTTGTGGGCATGTACATCAAATCGCCTTCATCCAACGGGGGCATAAACTCGCTGCCTAACTTGGTCGCGGGCCACAGCCCTACAGCCAATACGACCAGCGATAGCAACAACACACTTTTTGGAAACTTGAGTACACACTTTATTACCGGACGGTAAAGCCCGATCATTAAGCGGTTTAGTGGATTTTTGTGCTCGGGGGTGACTTTTCCTCGAATGAAATACCCCATTAACACCGGCACTAACGTAATTGCCAGGCCCGCTGCGGCGGCCATTGCGTAGGTTTTCGTAAATGCGAGTGGGGAAAACAGCTTGCCTTCCTGAGCTTCCAGAGTGAAAACTGGCAAAAAGCTCATGGTAATGATGAGTAGAGAGAAAAATAACGGCGGCCCAACTTCACAGGCAGCCTGAGTAATGACTTGCCATCGGTTATTATCGGTGAGTTCGGTTTTCTCCATGTGCTTATGCACATTTTCGATCATCACGATTGCACCATCTACCATGGCACCGATCGCAATCGCGATACCTCCGAGGGACATAATGTTCGCGTTTAACCCCTGTTGATACATCACAATGAAGGCCGCCAGGATACCCATCGGTAAACTGATGATGACGACCAGTGAAGACCGGATATGAAACAAAAACAACGTGCAAATCAGCGTTACAACAATGAATTCTTCGATCAACTTTTCATAAAGGTTGGCAATTGCTTTGCTAATCAACCCTGAGCGGTCATAAGTTGGAATAACTTCCACGCCGTCAGGCAAGCCTTTTTTGAGTTCCTCCAGCTTGGCTTTCACCCCGTCTATCGTCGACTGCGCATTTTCACCAAATCGCATGACCACGACGCCGCCTACCACTTCGCCTTCACCGTTCAATTCTGCTATGCCCCGGCGCATTTGTGGCCCTAGTCTTACATCGGCAATATCGCGTAGAAGAAGTGGCACGCCGTTGCTGTTTACACCCAGCGGTACTTGCTCAAGGTCTTTAATGCTGGTGAGGTAACCGGTAACCCTTACCATATATTCAGCTTCCGCCATCTCGATTACTGAGGCACCCGATTCCTGATTCGCTCTTTTTATCGCCATGCGGATATGGGACAAGGGAATGCCGTAAGCTCGCAATCGATTGGGGTCAACGTCAACTTGATATTGGCGCACCATACCGCCAACACTGGCAACTTCAGAGACGCCTGGTACGGTTTGCAGTTCGTATTTTAAAAACCAGTCTTGCAGGCTACGGAGTTGAGCCAAATCATTTGCGCCACTGCGATCAACCAAAGCATAGGCAAATACCCATCCAACTCCGGTCGCATCGGGGCCTAGCTGTGGTTTCGCGGCAGCAGGCAGATTGCCTGCCACCTGGTTTAAATATTCCAGGACCCGTGATCTGGCCCAGTAAAGATCCGTGCCATCTTCGAAGATGACATAAACATAGGAGTCACCAAAGAAGGAATAACCCCTGACAGTGATTGCACCCGGTACCGATAGCATCGCTGTAGTGAGAGGATAAGTAACCTGATCCTCCACGACTTGGGGCGCCTGGCCTGGAAAGCTGGTTTTGATAATAACCTGCACGTCTGACAAATCGGGTATCGCATCGATTGGCGTGTTGCGTACAGAAAACAAACCCGCGCCAAGTAAAATCAGGGTTGCCAAAATCACAAAGAAGCGATTAGCAATTGACCATCGAATTATTGCTGCAATCATCTTGTATCATACTCCGGGAGCTTTTTACTTCTTCTCAATTTTCTTGATGAGATAATTGTTGTCGCTGTCTACTTCCAACGTGAACGTGACTTGATCACCTGGATTCAGTCCATCAAGCTTTACTGACTGATCTGCCTTGAAATTCATACGCATTTTTGGCCAGTTCAATTCAGGCATGGGCTCGTGAGAGATATTCAGCATATGACGGTCATTCATGATCTTGTTTATGCGGCCATCGCCCATCACTACGCGCATATGCTCACCCATTTGTTCCTGGCTCATCATATGTCCCTCATCATTCATGGTATTTCCATGTCCATGCATATGACCGGCACTACCATCGGCGACTGCCGCAAGTGGGATCAACATCGCCCCGGCAATCACAAATGCAGATAATTTGTTTACAGTTTTTTTTGCGTTCATATCTAAGTCCTCATATGGAAGTTATCTATCGTTTTTGTACTGCTGAGACTGAATAGTCTCCATCCTCTAATTCTGTTAATTTGAAACGCACTTGATCGCCAGTTTTCAGTAGCGGTAGTTTCTCAGGGTCAGCGATTACGAACATCATACTCATGACCGGCCAGTTCCATTCGGCAATGGGGTCATGCACAATCATAATCATGTCATCCATGAGCTCTTTCACTTTTCCAGTCGCCATTACGCTTTTGCCTGCAGGCTGGGCGACAGACATATCGGCTTGCTGTGACTGATTTACCTTTCCCTGTTGCACTATATCGGTGACCAGATATTCCCAATCCCCTTGCTTTTGCAGTTCGAATTCAATAATTTGACCGGCTTCCAACATGGATAAATCCACATCTTCAACCACCGGAAAATCCATTTTCATCGTTGGCCATTCCCATGCTTCGATAGGATCATGGGTAATAGACAGCATCCGCATATCCGTCATCACACTGTTGAGCTTGCCGGTTGCTGTAATTTTGCTTAGATCAGTAGTGGAACCCGGATTCGATTCTCGAGATTCCATGCGCGCAATTTCCGCATCGATATTTGACTCTGAATCAATTAAAAACTGGGCTGAGGTGACCACCTGATCTCCTTTCTCCAAGCCCTCCAGAATCTGCAACGAATCACCGGTTTCAATACCGACTTTGACAATGACGGATTTAAAAAGGCCATCACCTAAAGATTTCACTACACGGTGATATCGACCACCTTTGATTAATGCTTCTTTGGGTATACTCAACGTCTGCTCGGAAACGGGTGAGAAAATCGTCAGGTTGGCATACATATTTGGCCTGAGTATCAAGTCACTGTTATCAACCCGGATTCGCACTTTTAAAGTACGGGTTTTGCTGTCTAACACTGGATAAAGATAATCGACAGTGCCTTTCCATACTTTCCCGGGAACAGCATCGGTGTGCATTTCTACCGCCTGACCAGTTTTTACCCAGTTTGATTGCCGTTCGAATACCTCGGCAATGACCCATACCGAATCGAGCGTACCAATAGACATGACCTCTGTGGCAGGTTTAATGAACATCCCTTCGCGCACATTCAGGTCTTTTACGATTCCGTCGCGTTCGGCATTAACTTTTATTTTTTGTTCAACGGTTCTGCGTGATTCCAATCGTTTGATCTGTCCATCGGTCAAGCCGAGCGAAAGCAATCTTGAGCGAGAGGCCTTATAAAGTGACTTGTTGCCACTGCGTAATGCCGCCAGATACTCTTCTTGTGCATTTACCAGCGCTGGCGAATACAGCTCATAAAGTGTTTGCCCTTTTTTCACCCGATCGCCGTTACTGGTGACATTTAACACCTCAATCCAACCGTCAACACGGCTGTGAATATGGTTGAGTTTGTCTTCATCAAAGGCGACATAGCCGACAGTGTTTACAGGCATCTCTAACCTGCCTTCGCTTACTTTTTCTGTTCTAACACCAAGGTTATTTATGACAACGGGGGATATTTTGACGCTACCCGCTTTGCTTTGCTGATCATCTTCATATACCGGTACCAGATCCATACCCATCGGTGACTTGCCCGGTTTATCACGTCGATAGTTTTTATCCATTGGTGCAACCCAATAAAGTGGTTTTTTCTCACCACTATCGTCACCCTGATCGCCCATTGCAGTCATGGATGTGTTATCTGCAGACGGTATGATATTTCCCTGCTGGATTACCAATACCTGGAATGCAATGCCGCCACCAAAAGCGAACAACATGGCAAGTAAGATCCCGAATTTCTTCATTGGGACACTCCTGTTATTTTAGTCGGATCGGTTAACCCCAATTTGGGTGTTTGAAAAGAAACGTAGTATTGCAATTCAGACAGCAACTGCAGACGAGTGACCCGCAAGCGCTCATAATCAAGCCTGTCTTTCTGTTCTCTCAGAAAGGCCCGCATGACTTCTGCGAAATCCGCGGCATCAGCTTGATAAGCATTCAGAGAAGCTTCCGCCTGCAAGCGGGCTTTAGACAGTATTGATTGTTCAAACAACTGTAGTTGTTCTTCCGTTTGCATCAGACGACGGGACAGTGTTTGAATCATGCCGACCATTTCATAGACTTTGTCTTGGTAGCTACTTTTCAAAGCCTCTTTACGGAGAGTTGCACTTTTGACTGATCTATCTTGTCTCTGGGTGGTGAACAGTGGTAATGATACGTTGACCATTGCGCTGACAAAATCAGAACGGTCAGAGCCATCCATATTTTTGCCACCTCGGTAACCATAATTCAGCTCTACGCCCCACAAAGGTTGGTACTTTTGTTTTGCCAGTTTAATATCGCGCTCGGCTGCAGCAACGTCCTGTTGCAAACTAACCAGTTCCGGATGCTCTGCAATCAATGCAATGATTAGCGCTTCATCGGGGTTTTTACTCGACACAATATCTTTCGGCATGAGAAGAATAGGTAAGATACTTGGCCACGACTCGGTCATTGCAGTTCTACCAATCCAACGGGCGAGCCCTGCCCGTTCAGTTTCACCTTGTCGAATCGCTTTAATGAGCTTTTCATCCAGTCGACTTGATTCCAGTTCTGCACGCAGAACATCTTGTTGCTGTACCTTTCCGATGCTGTAGAGTGACCGAGTTACATCAATGAGTTGATTAAATAACGCTTTGTCTTCTTCGATAATGTCTTGAGCGTGCTGCCAATAGAGTACTTCTAACCAGTTTTTCCGGACCATTCGAGTAACATTCAAGTAGCGTGTTTGCGCCATTGATTTCATAGACGATGCCATGATGTTCATTTTCATTTCTTGCAGTGACAATGTATTCCCTTGAGGAAACATTTGCCTCAGACCCACTTTTAGTTGTGTCATGGGCTCTTGATCGAACTTGAACGTGTCCGTCGGAAAGTTTTGCGCGCCCAATACAAGTGTGGGGTCAGGTAGCTGGGCACTGGCACCAGCATCCTCTTTCATTGCGTTTGAACGGTATAATATTTGATTGATACCCGCGTCCTTTGATACAGCGAGCTGTTGGGCGTTTTCGATAGACAATTCAGCAGCAACCTGCGTCGTACCGGTAAAAACCAGGAAACCAAGAGCACAGCCAAGAACGGCGTTCATATGCCTTTCAGTTGGAAAATAGCCTTTCATTTGATTCATCCAATTAAACGGATTGATCACGTTAGCAGTGATGATGTTTTAAAAATTGAGAAAGGGCGAAACCCGTATGGGAGTATGCGTGTTAACCGATCAAACCAAGGCAGTAACCCTGTCCAGGTACCGTAAGTCGATCAAAGTTGGCAACAAACACAACTCGAATTCAGCCCGTTGGAATGGACTTTCAATTCAGATAAGTACAGTGTAAGACAAAACTTTGGGGGTAATTAAATCGAGGGGGCGGCGATTCAAAGTAAAATGACTGTTTTGACTTCCTGCTAAGGGTGTCAACCAATTTGAATAAAACCGAGAAAAACAGTACCGCTACGAGTAATGAGATTGGAACGTTCGGTATGTAGCTCTCATGGTCTTCACAACAGTTGTCTTGCGATAACGTCGAGCCATGAGTGCCATGGGCAGTTTCAGCCATTTGGGCTGACGAATGACTTAATGTATCTGTGTTTTCATGATGGTGGCTATGATCATGAGCAGAATTGCTCGTTAACCCGGATTCATGACCCTGGCTACCGGACATAGAACCCGCGCACAAAATCATGCTCTGACAAAATAGCCAGATCACAATCAGTGGTACCATCAGTCGACGGTATTTTGGGCAAACATCCGCTATAAACATAACTTTTTGAAGACGGGCTAATAAATTAAAATCTTGAATATCCAAATATAAACCTATGTCTCGCACACAAGTCAATATTTATTTTAGGTCAAAAATAATTAATCTATACAAAATTGCTGCCTATCAGCAAATGACTTTATCTGGTGAGTTCGACAAGTGTTAATAAAGCATTCGGAAAAAATTCGTACCAATCCGCATGAAAAACTCTCCCGCACTGAAGTTCCGGACTTAACGTATAGTTTAGACGGAAAGAAACGGTGCAGGCCTCAGAATCGATTTCGAATATTGAAATGGCGTCAAAATCAAAGACGCGTTTAACCTGGGGATAGGCGGCTTTGAAGAAACTTTCTTTCACTGAGAATATCAGTGTAAATAGCCACCTTTTATCAAAACCGGTTTTTTCAAAACACTGTAGTTCATCTGAGTTCAGTATGAGTTGAGTAAAACCCTGCAAGTCTTCGTATTGAATGAGAAATTCTGCGTCAATACCAACCTCTTTGTCTCTCGTTACTACAGCGATAGCGATGTTGGATTCAGCGTTTTTGTTCGATGTATGGCTAATACTGCCAGAGATACCAAAAGGCCAGACCGGACTCCTGTCGTCTGACACCTCCGGTTGATAGTGCGGAATAGACAATTTCTTTAATGCTTGAATAGCGCAATATCGCCCTGCTACAAATTCTGCTTGACGCTTTTCAACGGCGCGAGCGATGTTTTCGGGTAAGACTACTCCAAATTCTGACGGGGTTAATACTGCATCAAAATCCGGTATCGAAAACCAAACCTGGTAACATTTCAAATAAGGTTTTCCAGGAAAGTGTAACGGGCCCTCCTGTCGGGTAAATGGAACGGTTTTGGGGACTAACTTTTCATCACTTCTGAGCATAAGTCGCAGTATAGACTGTTTAGTAGATGGTTTTTTTCATATATTCCGGGTAGTTTTTATCATATTCTTCCGCGTCGAAGTCAATATTACGCATGGTTGAAAATACTTTTGCCATTGCACCCGCGGTTGGTAACTCATCGCGATTGATATGATTCTCCGGATTCCACAACCCGGAACGAACAATTGCCTTTTGGCACTGGTAATAGACTTTATCAACCGATATGGAAAGCACGGTACTTGCGGGTTTACCCTGAACTGCAAACGACTGGCAAAGTGTATCGTCAGCGATGATCTCTGCTTTACCACTCAATCGAATTGTCTCACCCACATTCGGAATCAAGAAAAGCAGACCGACTTCAGGGTTGGTCACAATATTTCGGAGCGAATCCACCCGATTGTTCCCCCGTCGATCAGGGATTTGAATGTGTTTCTCGTCGATAACCCTTACAAATCCGGGGGCATCTCCACGTGGTGAGCAATCGATACCCTGTTCGCCGCGAGTAGACAAAATCAGGAATGGCGATTTCTCGATGAACTTTTGATAATGGGGATTGATATGGTCGATTTCTTTCCAAAGTGCCCGCTCAAGGGGCTCACCATATATCTCTTGCAATGCTTCAATTGTTCGAATCGTCGTCATATCTGCTTTACTACCCCTTCGCATCCGTGTTGGTAATAGATTGCATCATACCTTAGTTAAACACCGGATTGAATTGCTTCTCCTGGTGCCAGTTGGCAACCAGAGCGTATGAATTACCCGACATATTACTCGCTGTAGTGGTTAGATTGGTGGATCATGCAGCATCCTGTCCCGGTCTTTCCTGATTCGTATACTGATGCCAGCTCCCATACTGAGTCGATAAAACGTATTGATCGCAATTCCCTGTAGTAACGTATAAGATAGTGCCTGGATCTGAGTCCATTGCCGGATTTTGAGATACCTACAGAAGAATAATTAGAAAATAAGAGAAACACCCTATATTTGGCCATCAGGTGCCTTATTTTTTGCCGAACCTATTTATTTATGCGTACGTTATGTATTCTGTTTTTCCTCGTCCCCCACACCGTGTTAGCTCTAACCGACACCCAGTTGTCGCAACAGACTCAATCCATTCCTTTGGAAACCGAACTGCGCTTGAAGCGCCTCGAATGGATCGAAGTCAAACCAGATGGAACGCTGGGAACGGATGACAGTGGCCTTGCCCGTTCCACCAGCCGGTTATTGAGACTGAAATATAATCATACGATCTCAGAGCGCGACATGTTGGTCTGTATATTCTCCCAGATCGAGGAAGCACGATTGAAATCTCGAACGGATTTATCGTTGTATGATGTCAAAAGTTGCGTCAAAGGGTTGGGATATCGCACAGCAGGATTCAAGTTTACAGCTCACGATTTCCGTGAATCGGCAAATTCCCCTGAATTTCAGAACTTGCTCCCGGCGATAATCCAATTGAAAGAAAAACGCGCGATATTTTCATTATTGACCGGAGCAGACGAGCACTATCTATACGTTCTCCATCCTTTTGCTGGGGAATTAAGGCTGTCTTATCAAGAGTATCTCTCCAGAATAAAACGCAACTTCATATTCGGCATTATCCCCCAAACAACCCCTTAGGCTTATGGATTCCTCCTAAACATTACATCTGTGCGAACCGCGTATTTAGTGCCAGATAATACGGCACAACCTTCATGGAGCAGTTCATGTTTGAAAATGGCTGCTCTTCCTGTTTGAGGTGGTATTTTAAAATCTCGAAAGTCTGTTTCACCCCCCTCAAATCCGTCATTAAGATAGATAATAAGAGACAGAAAACTTCTCAATGCTCCAGATTCATAGGGAAAATCCTTGTGTAATCTGAAAAGTTGCCGTGGTTCGTAGCGATAAAACCTGAATCGTTCGTTGAGCCCGACGGGTTGCCATCCCTGAATTGTAAGGGTGAGCTGACTTTTTAACCGAAGCCACATATCTTGCGCCAAGTCCGGATCGTCTATTATAACGCGCTTGTTGTTTCTGATTTCTCTCGCCAGTATTGGCTTTCCACCTGAGATAATAAACGAATCTTCGTAACCTGCACTTTCTGAGCGGGCAACGAATACACGACACTCCTCATCGCTCAGAAAGCGATCCAGTACCTGGGTCTCGCTGGATTTCATCACGTTGTCCATCAAATTGTTCTTTAAGTTTAAATCGCCTATTGCGATATGTTTGTACTTGAAAATGAAGTGCCTCTTCAAAGCGATAGAGCGGCATAAAGTAGAGGGATTCGCAATAACGTTGTTTATGCTTTATTTTCTATTTTTGGGTCAATGGGTCAATGGGTTGTCTGTTCTCAAAAGTTTTTAATGTTGCCAATTGGAAACGTGTAAGTTGTTGTTTTTACGAGTAATGCATTTTAAATAAGCGATTCCCGTTTCAACAATGCAACTACACCATCCGATGAATTAACCATAAAAATTCTTATATCGTTGTATTTTAACAATAAAATAGCTTTTGGCAGGCGATTTGTACTGGTGCATATGAACCAGATATTTTAAGGAAAGGTTTATAATTATGAAAAAGTCTTACGCTATTGTGATCGCGTTTTTATTGAGTG contains these protein-coding regions:
- a CDS encoding efflux RND transporter periplasmic adaptor subunit; amino-acid sequence: MKKFGILLAMLFAFGGGIAFQVLVIQQGNIIPSADNTSMTAMGDQGDDSGEKKPLYWVAPMDKNYRRDKPGKSPMGMDLVPVYEDDQQSKAGSVKISPVVINNLGVRTEKVSEGRLEMPVNTVGYVAFDEDKLNHIHSRVDGWIEVLNVTSNGDRVKKGQTLYELYSPALVNAQEEYLAALRSGNKSLYKASRSRLLSLGLTDGQIKRLESRRTVEQKIKVNAERDGIVKDLNVREGMFIKPATEVMSIGTLDSVWVIAEVFERQSNWVKTGQAVEMHTDAVPGKVWKGTVDYLYPVLDSKTRTLKVRIRVDNSDLILRPNMYANLTIFSPVSEQTLSIPKEALIKGGRYHRVVKSLGDGLFKSVIVKVGIETGDSLQILEGLEKGDQVVTSAQFLIDSESNIDAEIARMESRESNPGSTTDLSKITATGKLNSVMTDMRMLSITHDPIEAWEWPTMKMDFPVVEDVDLSMLEAGQIIEFELQKQGDWEYLVTDIVQQGKVNQSQQADMSVAQPAGKSVMATGKVKELMDDMIMIVHDPIAEWNWPVMSMMFVIADPEKLPLLKTGDQVRFKLTELEDGDYSVSAVQKR
- a CDS encoding TolC family protein, which gives rise to MKGYFPTERHMNAVLGCALGFLVFTGTTQVAAELSIENAQQLAVSKDAGINQILYRSNAMKEDAGASAQLPDPTLVLGAQNFPTDTFKFDQEPMTQLKVGLRQMFPQGNTLSLQEMKMNIMASSMKSMAQTRYLNVTRMVRKNWLEVLYWQHAQDIIEEDKALFNQLIDVTRSLYSIGKVQQQDVLRAELESSRLDEKLIKAIRQGETERAGLARWIGRTAMTESWPSILPILLMPKDIVSSKNPDEALIIALIAEHPELVSLQQDVAAAERDIKLAKQKYQPLWGVELNYGYRGGKNMDGSDRSDFVSAMVNVSLPLFTTQRQDRSVKSATLRKEALKSSYQDKVYEMVGMIQTLSRRLMQTEEQLQLFEQSILSKARLQAEASLNAYQADAADFAEVMRAFLREQKDRLDYERLRVTRLQLLSELQYYVSFQTPKLGLTDPTKITGVSQ
- a CDS encoding 4'-phosphopantetheinyl transferase family protein produces the protein MKCYQVWFSIPDFDAVLTPSEFGVVLPENIARAVEKRQAEFVAGRYCAIQALKKLSIPHYQPEVSDDRSPVWPFGISGSISHTSNKNAESNIAIAVVTRDKEVGIDAEFLIQYEDLQGFTQLILNSDELQCFEKTGFDKRWLFTLIFSVKESFFKAAYPQVKRVFDFDAISIFEIDSEACTVSFRLNYTLSPELQCGRVFHADWYEFFPNALLTLVELTR
- a CDS encoding pyridoxamine 5'-phosphate oxidase family protein; amino-acid sequence: MTTIRTIEALQEIYGEPLERALWKEIDHINPHYQKFIEKSPFLILSTRGEQGIDCSPRGDAPGFVRVIDEKHIQIPDRRGNNRVDSLRNIVTNPEVGLLFLIPNVGETIRLSGKAEIIADDTLCQSFAVQGKPASTVLSISVDKVYYQCQKAIVRSGLWNPENHINRDELPTAGAMAKVFSTMRNIDFDAEEYDKNYPEYMKKTIY
- a CDS encoding cysteine peptidase family C39 domain-containing protein; protein product: MRTLCILFFLVPHTVLALTDTQLSQQTQSIPLETELRLKRLEWIEVKPDGTLGTDDSGLARSTSRLLRLKYNHTISERDMLVCIFSQIEEARLKSRTDLSLYDVKSCVKGLGYRTAGFKFTAHDFRESANSPEFQNLLPAIIQLKEKRAIFSLLTGADEHYLYVLHPFAGELRLSYQEYLSRIKRNFIFGIIPQTTP
- a CDS encoding prolyl hydroxylase family protein, with protein sequence MDNVMKSSETQVLDRFLSDEECRVFVARSESAGYEDSFIISGGKPILAREIRNNKRVIIDDPDLAQDMWLRLKSQLTLTIQGWQPVGLNERFRFYRYEPRQLFRLHKDFPYESGALRSFLSLIIYLNDGFEGGETDFRDFKIPPQTGRAAIFKHELLHEGCAVLSGTKYAVRTDVMFRRNP